A single region of the Sorghum bicolor cultivar BTx623 chromosome 9, Sorghum_bicolor_NCBIv3, whole genome shotgun sequence genome encodes:
- the LOC110430102 gene encoding uncharacterized protein LOC110430102 isoform X1: MPLRWWPRQQGPFPSSGRGMAIARAVLLDDNSDRDPSPLHQQQQRPISTSPACSCRDGSPVAASSGPFPCSSGTAPTRLRSLVDPGTVRDPARRVRQAPHISYNDGGTLPCRCRTRSMAAGAGCWQSLGTTRHH; the protein is encoded by the exons ATGCCCCTCCGATGGTGGCCACGGCAGCAAGGTCCCTTCCCTTCATCCGGCCGCGGCATGGCCATCGCACGGGCGGTGCTCCTCGACGACAATAGTGACCGCGACCCATCTCCCCTTCACCAACAGCAGCAGCGCCCCATCTCTACTTCACCGGCGTGCTCGTGCCGTGATGGGTCCCCGGTGGCGGCGTCCTCTGGCCCGTTCCCCTGCAGCAGCGGCACGGCACCCACCAGGTTGCGTTCTCTAGTGGATCCAGGCACTG TTCGAGACCCAGCGCGGCGAGTCCGCCAAGCTCCGCACATATCATACa ATGACGGTGGCACCTTGCCTTGTCGTTGCCGGACACGGTCCATGGCAGCAGGTGCTGGGTGTTGGCAAAGCTTGGGCACTACCAGGCATCATTAG
- the LOC110430102 gene encoding uncharacterized protein LOC110430102 isoform X2, whose translation MPLRWWPRQQGPFPSSGRGMAIARAVLLDDNSDRDPSPLHQQQQRPISTSPACSCRDGSPVAASSGPFPCSSGTAPTRLRSLVDPGTVRDPARRVRQAPHISYSN comes from the exons ATGCCCCTCCGATGGTGGCCACGGCAGCAAGGTCCCTTCCCTTCATCCGGCCGCGGCATGGCCATCGCACGGGCGGTGCTCCTCGACGACAATAGTGACCGCGACCCATCTCCCCTTCACCAACAGCAGCAGCGCCCCATCTCTACTTCACCGGCGTGCTCGTGCCGTGATGGGTCCCCGGTGGCGGCGTCCTCTGGCCCGTTCCCCTGCAGCAGCGGCACGGCACCCACCAGGTTGCGTTCTCTAGTGGATCCAGGCACTG TTCGAGACCCAGCGCGGCGAGTCCGCCAAGCTCCGCACATATCATACagtaattga
- the LOC110430102 gene encoding uncharacterized protein LOC110430102 isoform X3 — MPLRWWPRQQGPFPSSGRGMAIARAVLLDDNSDRDPSPLHQQQQRPISTSPACSCRDGSPVAASSGPFPCSSGTAPTRLRSLVDPGTDLLALG, encoded by the exons ATGCCCCTCCGATGGTGGCCACGGCAGCAAGGTCCCTTCCCTTCATCCGGCCGCGGCATGGCCATCGCACGGGCGGTGCTCCTCGACGACAATAGTGACCGCGACCCATCTCCCCTTCACCAACAGCAGCAGCGCCCCATCTCTACTTCACCGGCGTGCTCGTGCCGTGATGGGTCCCCGGTGGCGGCGTCCTCTGGCCCGTTCCCCTGCAGCAGCGGCACGGCACCCACCAGGTTGCGTTCTCTAGTGGATCCAGGCACTG ATTTATTAGCTCTTGGATAG